TGCCAATTTCGTCATTATTAATTTGATCTTCTGAAACCGAATACCCCATAAGGtctaaattaaattcaGCTCCATCCATTGTCATTGGTCTCGCAGCTACGCAGTAAGAACCCGTTTCATTAATCAAAATAGTTTTCCATATACTTGTAATATTTTCGCCCGTCCATACCGATTCCGAGTTACCAGAATATGCAAATGATCCCATCTCTCGGTTTTGGGAATTAAATTcctcaaaaaaagatttttggATCACCGTGTCTCTTGATTTTACAAAGTCAATCATCTCCTCAACTTGATCATTCCAGCCAATTATATTTTGCCATTCatttgcttcaaaaaaagacaaagcaatttctcttttatcGAAGCTTtgtgcaaaaaaattagcatGTATTCTGGCACTGTTAGATTCCTCCACAATGAACCAACTGCACTTAAGAGTGAGCTTTTTGGCTTCTTTAGGCAGTCCATTATGGTTTGACAAGGTagagttttccttttatGTAGTAATAGATACTGCTTTGGCGTCTACTTCACCTTTAACTAGAGTATGGAGAACTAGGTTGCATAACAGCAATGCTAGTGTTTTATGAAGACgcatctttaaaaaagttggtAAATGATGCTTGCTCAAGGGAAAAGCAGATCAGGAATGATTAGCCTTTTATATCTTTCGTTTTGGAGTTACCGTGCTCCACGTTGCATAACGTTAGCGTTAAAACATTGGGAAGATTGGAGGGAAAAGAACACAAATAAATGGTTTGTTCACGCATCATACCTTTACTTCAAGATTTAAATTGTACAAGCACAAGTTACtgaatataataaaaaatctgtTAAGTATGGAACGTGAAAGATAAAGTCATTCACCGTTGACTAGTTCTATTCCGTTAGTACTCGTACTTCATTCGATGATTGAGTTAATAACGCCGTTGGTAATATCCCGAGAATACagaagctttttaaaagaaaaatatagcaaaaaaaaaaaaaaactggtAATGACCAGTGGATAAAGAGATAgcattcgtttttttttgaatttagCAATTATTAGTTTAAAGCATAGATTGAAATTCAGCATGTACACTaccaatctttttttttttttttaatttcaatagTTTGTTTTTACGATTGCGAGCAAGCGCCAGAACAGATTATAACGtagaaaattcaattcgTCTAACTTATGTCCTGCAATATTTTCGCTTAGCAAGCATACACCACACCACCGTCCAACCATTATCGAcctaaaataaattctgTCATTCAAGGTTGATCACTCCTTTTAGGCAAGATAGATAATAAGACGATTTGTTATAAAACTTTCtttctcaaatttttctgGTCTGTCAACCATTTAAAAGTAGTCCAAAGATTTAGAATCTTTTACtgtttattcaaataaagCTGTTTAGTATTTtgtaatttgaaaattagaACGATATCTATAATCACTAAGCGAATAATCACTAAACGAATtatatttcaaacaaaGCCTTAAATTAACTCGAAGTATTTTCgtcataaaaaattgaaaccAAATTGTTTCTACTAACAGATAATGAATAAAACTCCTTTCCTGTAGTGAATATGACGCTGAATTTTGGGTTAAAGTAGATGAAATggagtttttgaaacacAAGTGGGAGTCCAAATTGGTTCAattcgaaattttttatttaatataatatattttaagcttttaaaaaaaaaaaaatataaaaaagtcatttttagtatttgaataattatGAAACGAAAGATAAAAACATTAGTTACATTAAGTGATAATATCTTAATTAAAACCATAATTTGGTTTGGTTCCataattgaaattcataACGAACGCACCTTATGTGCATGATTTGGACAGGACAGTCAATTCGAACATTGTTAAGAATAGTTATATTCTATATGATCATGAAAacgataaagaaaattattttttcacaGGAGTAGGCATATTTTGTAGTTCTATTTGTTCAATATCAGAACCAACTGTTGTTTCTGAATGTAATGCTGTTTCTCCGTTATGTGTAGGAAGAGTGTTAGAAACACAGACGTCTCCTGGTGTCACAATTTTAAAGCCTAAAGACAATATTACAAGTTTGTAAAGAGCCCAATGACCAAAATACAAAAGGCCAGTTATAGTTGCACCCAGGGCTGCTATAATCATTCCCAAGGCTGCTATAATCATTCCCAAGACTGCTATAATCATACCCAAGACTGCACCCAAGACTGCTATAATCACACCGGTCACCCGTAAAGCAAGTACCGCAAACTCTGCAAAgactattttaaattattagcaaaaaaaaagaaaaaaagcatcACTATAAAGGAAACATACAAATTAAACTAAGTAACATTAAAACAAGCAAACAAACGTAAATAGCAATAGGCACCCAAATTTCACTGTAGAACcgattttcatttatccaaattgaaagaaacttTTGGACTTCGAACTTTTTGTCTACTGCGAATACAATGATAATAGACCAAATAATAAGCAAGGGCCAACGAAAATTACTGCGGGTAGAAATCCTTCCATCAGGATAATAGCTATTGTggaatttagaaaattcagTAAAAGGGTCatttaaaaactctttgattttatttgttttaatattcatCTTGTCTTTTTGAGGCTTAATGGTGTTGGTAAAGAGGGATTGTCGGGATTGTCGAGATCGTTGagattgtttgtttaccttTTCAGGCTTACACAAATCAAGTCCCTGCTCTAGGTCCACATTACAAACATCTTCCACCATAAATAACTCATTGTAACCAGGAGGTTCAACCTGTTTTTTCAAGCTTTCTGGATTTGACATTGGAATAGAACGACAGCACTGTAATTTGATGACTTCTGATTCACTAGTATTTTTCCccaaagtaaaattaaaaagagtggtttatggaaaataaaaaagaaaatatactaaaatattttaagcCATAAAcgagaaaattaaaaaaaaaaccaaaatggTGAATGTTTTACGTTCTGAGGTGTCTCATTTATTTAGGAAAAGCATTATGATGTTGGCATCTCGTAATCCTTAcaacctttttcttttcacaATTTAacagctacgcagtttggtatctgttTAACGATACGTATAATAGCGGTGAGTTTCTTTTGCGATCTACAAACTAGTGGTATGCGGTATGTCTAACTAACAATTGTTAtaattattgttataagGAGTCTAATGGTATCGGTCACCGATATAGCTaaataactgaactgaggaacgatGTTCAGTTGTGtctctatttatagtattgCAAACAATATAGactttaataaatcatCATCGAGATCTATTTAATTGTTGTATCATCTATCATTGTATAATTTGAATCCTTAATTATGACATTGCTAAGGATGATTACATTCTATATGATCATGAAAACGATAaagattaattttttcacaGGAGTAGGtatattttgtaattcTATTTGTTGAATGTCAGAACCAACTGTTGCATCTGACTGTAATGCCGTTTTTCCATTATGTGTAGGAAGACTGTCAGAAGTAAGGACACCACCTCCCGATGGCTCAACTTTTAAACCGAAAGCCATAATTAAAATCTTATAGACCCCAATGGCCGAGATATAAGATTCCAGCCAAGGATATAAACATGCagcaaaattttattttcctacattttctattttgctattttcataaatgtttatgttagcataatttaatttttagtcttcctttttttttttgttctagATGAACAATAAGGCATCTAGAACACCATTAGAACAGAAGCTTTTTAGTTTAGATTATTTTAgatcttttgaaaactttaaaagagtaaaatgtaaacaaaaaaaaaaaaaaaaaaaaaagttaagtTATAATTTATCGAATTTTATGTTGTTTTATCttaatttactttgttttattttattttattaagttttaatatttttgttaatttttttttgttttattttaatttactttgattaattttcattttatttatttagtatatttatttattttctatcaAAATAGCGAAACTTGTATAATatattaattcattattcattattcattattttcattatctataatatttcaacttcatatacttttctatttttgtcGCTATATTCATTCTACAACATGACATATcactcttctttttgtttattattactcaaacattttctcttctaattaacgaaatttaatctttttctctatttgtttcattatTGTTTCATTATCTGTTACTACTTTATTCtctactttatttttttactttcaataACAATAACAAAAGTTGTACTTTTCTATATCGTATTCAATTCCTATTTGACATATTCATTGCCAGCTGACACATCACCAGTAATTGTAACGActgttttttcaataatttagTTGATTTGTTTTAGTGGAATAGAATGCACTAATTTCATCATCTACTTTCCaatattttcatcttctatCTCTTTCTCTATCTCTTTCTCTAtctctttctctttctcttcctcttcctcttttCTATCTTTCTACttgaaattcctttttcttactaTTACTCCTCTTATTCATCACTATACGTCGTTCAGTTGGCTTTATCGTACccttaactttttttaacgaagctaatatttatcaaaaacaaacatcTGTTTTCATCCTACATACACGTACTCTTTTACTGCCAGCTactttgcattttttttttatttcgaTTTACTAGAGTCacttgtttatttttctatttacaTTCTCGCAATGTATTTGTATATCTCTATTTATATCACCATACTTTATTCTATCGATCTTACTCTATTCTATCTATCTTACTCTATTCTATCTATCTTACTACCATTCACCTCATTTCATATGTTATAGAACCGTtacttttcattcaaaCGAAATCTTCATCTTATTTATCTCATCTGTTCatcaattattattttctatcATCATCTTTCACAATACCAACTTACATAACTATTCTTTATTATCTACCGTCTTACTTGTAATATGACTGActcattattttcattttcattttcattttcattcaataGCGACACTTTATTCCATTTCTTATTAATCATCGTCATTATCACCTTACACATATCCAATGCAACCATGTAACTGTAACCAACCCATCATCAATAGTGAGCATCGTCGTCCTATTCAAACGATTACTCTCTTTACTCATTTACttatttacttatttaCTCATTTACTTATTTACTCATCTACTCATCTACTCATCTACTCTACTCACTTACTCATTTACTCATCTATTCGTCttcaacaatttcaattttcattaCGATACCTTGTCATTTCATTCATCTCTTTACTTTGTATatctattttcattttttcttgcGACTTGATTATTTACAGATTTTCTGATTGTCTATACTCAAATACATACATCACATTCTCACCATACACATATCATATCCTGTATAACCGTAACCACCACTCATTATTTAACGAAAGCACCACCTCTCATTACTTGTCGAgttcaacattttctttaaacaaaatactgAAATAGTTGATCCCAACGATTTCACTTTTCGTTACCAATTCTATGCCATCGTTTACAACATTCATCTCCCATGACTCTTCATTATTCCACAATAACAAACAAATAGCGAGATTTTACTCATGTCTATTTTATAGAAATTGTGTCCATACAAAAACGactttaactttttaacCATTTCGTTTTGTCTTGGTACTCAATTTAGATCGTAATCTTGATTACTGACAACAATCGTTTCGGCtggattttgttttatacaATCGAACGAATGTTGTCAGAGTATTTTACCTCTCAGCGTAATGTGTAGTTAAGTTTTACCAGACACTGGCGTAGCACTAGTACTAATAGCAGTGTTAGTGTTACGGTTAGTGTTCATATCACTGCTACTCCCTGGCTGTAGTGGGGACGAAGACGAAAAAGATGCTTTATAACCCGAATGTGTTGCAATGGCTGGTTTCGGTATTTCTGGCATTGTCGGTTTCACTCCATACATCGTAGACACGGTTACAATTCACCAAGTAACGAATCTGAACATCTTGAGCAGTAAATACAGTTAGCAAACGATGCACAACATACACATTCGCAATCCATTTCATTTGCGAGAAACGATCGAACACACACACATCGTGTTATCATTaagaaagtttttcatcaaatccTTCACGTAGCTTGACCATGTAGAGTCATATTTCTCGTAAAACAATGCTGCAATCGCATACTTGCCATCTCTTCCAGCTCGGCCTGTCTCCTGTATACATAATCCATAGATGAAGCTGGCAATCTATAGTGTACTACTAAACGCACTCCCATATAGTTGATACCGAGTCCAAATCCCTTGCTAAGCGATCATGATTCGTGTCTTTCCATTTGCGTTCTCCAATTGATCAACTCGCTTGATGAATGGGTGCTTTGTTTCTACCAACAATCCATGGGTCGGGTTGTCTCGAATCTGCAATAGTTCCTGCCACTTATAGCTTGCACGAAAAAAGTTGACGAAATAATCCGATGGCAGATAATGCAAGTTGTCCATAGTGCGTCCATAGATGTAGAGCGCTGTGTTTCGTGTATGTTCAGCCTGTAAATCGAAATAAGATTCTCTCGTCATGTCTTTCTCGatgttctttttctttaaagtaGTGAGCAATGTGTCTGTAGTTTCGAAATCCCAACGGTTTTTGAATGCATTGGTAGGTGGcctttggaaaaattcGATACGGTAAATCTCTTTGCAATCGTTCGCCAACAATCACAAACATGAAATCCAAGTGTGCATGCAGCTACTTTCGACCTATCAGCGGTTGTCACATACTTCATCAATGCTTCTAATGGTCGAACCAAAACATAGTACCGAAGTGCTAAAATGGAAAGCAGCTCAGAAAGAAACCTGGGGATTGGCTTTTCAGCAAACTTCATATTACGAGTTTTATCGTATCTGCTGTAAATCATCAGTCTTCCAAACATCAAATACAATTCGCgagttttaaatttgccATTCCGCAAAGTCCAATACACCATCTCTTGCACTCTGGCTGGTTGTCCAGCAGATATATGTACActagaaaaaacaataactCATTGAAGATATATGCCTTTGTCtcatactttttaataggAGATTTAGACCAATGTGATTTGAGAAACACATCATTGTCATTAGAGTGTCATCAAAAGTACTCGTTCATCAGACTTCACTCATGCATACTATTCTTCCATTACTCCtatagttttttttgttgtattaTCCGTCCGTCCTGAATACTTTTGTGTACGACAAATGTGTGGGTAAAGTGTAGGGTAGGGTTGATAATTCTTATTAACGCACTACACAGTAGAATACGTTTCACACTATATTTTTGTGTCTCCTCCTTCCTACTTTGCTGTTATACTTAAACAATGTACTAGTCCCTCAAATTGCTTCataaagagaagaaaagagaagaaaaaaaatacaacagacttaaaaatgataaattttattttaaacaagTGAAATAGTCGATGTACTTGATGTTCATCAAGTTTATACACACTTATGCttattatcattttatTGAACTTAGAACATAATTTGAAAGCTATTCTAGTATTCATTTATGagaattatattttttttaattttttttcttgttataatttatttatcttaATTCAatcttatttaattttactttcttcatttctattctaaaatcattttatcAACggtatattaaaaataacatGTAACAGCTCATTACATTATATGGGAATGCCAATATAGATAGATAGATAGTAGATGGGCTCCGAATAGAGTCTGAATGTGCCAACTCCACATTTGGACTTCATTCAGAAACAACGAGTACTCGACAGTCCACTTCGCGGATAATTTTGATGCAGTTCAAATGACTCCGTTTgtgattaaaaaaactctATTTTGTCTACTTTACCTTCAAATTCCGCAATACATCCACCACACAGCCAAAAAAAGCCATTTTACCAAAAACAAAGCTTTTGCTTATTTTAAAgctaaaataattaattacataagttttattataataatgaaTCATATCTGTTCCATTCAATGTCATATGTACACCTATCATCTGATGAGTGTCGGTTGTGTTAATCCATACATCGTGTATATTACCATACGGCAGGCTCTTTCTCATCAATGTGTAAGGCCTTAATGTTT
This portion of the Schizosaccharomyces pombe strain 972h- genome assembly, chromosome: I genome encodes:
- a CDS encoding uncharacterized protein (S. pombe specific DUF999 protein family 4), with translation MSNPESLKKQVEPPGYNELFMVEDVCNVDLEQGLDLCKPEKVNKQSQRSRQSRQSLFTNTIKPQKDKMNIKTNKIKEFLNDPFTEFSKFHNSYYPDGRISTRSNFRWPLLIIWSIIIVFAVDKKFEVQKFLSIWINENRFYSEIWVPIAIYVCLLVLMLLSLIFFAEFAVLALRVTGVIIAVLGAVLGMIIAVLGMIIAALGMIIAALGATITGLLYFGHWALYKLVILSLGFKIVTPGDVCVSNTLPTHNGETALHSETTVGSDIEQIELQNMPTPVKK